A single region of the Salarchaeum japonicum genome encodes:
- a CDS encoding Dyp-type peroxidase yields MSQERRGIPRREFVKSAVAIGGASALAACLDRSPGPIPTGTDDPAALPERQHAWNGALAVDDAGNALNARHHVLLLLDYTGDGKPTDADRETVEAALRSLERAYEHSNEGLLFTLGYSRAYFDRYDAAPAGVDLPRPEALAPFEDPDADTPDAVLHLASDRGDALLGAEEALRGNQSEANGVETTSWEGVFTVAGRRTGFVGSGLPAEHDDVSGVPEGAVDEDSPLYMGFKSGFRGAQASEDRVTIQSGPFAGGATQHASYIELNLDQWYEQDSRYQRVAKMFCPAHAENDRVEGVGENLGASSGVASCEAPEKTAREQGVVGHSQKMEGVREDGSPLILRRDFDSTDGGRAGLHFVSLQRDIGEFVETREAMNGTDAAEESAVGQRNNNGILQYMNVVSRGNYLLPPRSERALPRAEP; encoded by the coding sequence ATGTCTCAGGAACGACGCGGCATCCCGCGCCGGGAGTTCGTGAAGTCCGCGGTCGCCATCGGGGGCGCGTCCGCGCTCGCGGCCTGCCTCGACCGGTCGCCCGGCCCGATTCCGACGGGTACCGACGACCCCGCGGCGCTCCCGGAGCGCCAGCACGCGTGGAACGGCGCGCTCGCGGTTGACGACGCGGGGAACGCGCTGAACGCCCGCCACCACGTCCTCCTCCTCCTCGACTACACGGGCGACGGAAAACCCACGGACGCCGACCGCGAGACCGTCGAGGCCGCGCTCCGGTCGCTCGAACGCGCGTACGAACACAGCAACGAGGGACTCCTGTTCACGCTCGGGTACTCGCGGGCGTACTTCGACCGGTACGACGCCGCGCCCGCGGGCGTCGACCTCCCGCGGCCGGAGGCGCTCGCGCCGTTCGAAGACCCCGACGCCGACACGCCGGACGCCGTCCTCCATCTCGCGAGCGACCGCGGGGACGCCCTCCTCGGCGCGGAGGAAGCGCTCCGCGGGAACCAATCGGAGGCGAACGGCGTCGAGACCACGAGCTGGGAGGGCGTGTTCACGGTCGCGGGCCGCCGCACGGGATTCGTCGGGAGCGGCCTCCCCGCCGAACACGACGACGTGTCGGGCGTTCCCGAGGGCGCGGTGGACGAGGACTCGCCGCTCTACATGGGATTCAAGTCCGGATTCCGGGGCGCGCAGGCGAGCGAAGACCGCGTCACCATCCAGTCCGGGCCGTTCGCGGGCGGCGCGACCCAGCACGCGAGCTACATCGAACTCAACCTCGACCAGTGGTACGAGCAGGACTCGCGCTACCAGCGCGTCGCGAAGATGTTCTGCCCCGCGCACGCCGAGAACGACCGCGTCGAGGGCGTCGGCGAGAACCTCGGGGCGAGCAGCGGCGTCGCGTCCTGCGAAGCGCCCGAGAAAACGGCGCGCGAGCAGGGCGTCGTCGGGCACTCCCAGAAGATGGAGGGCGTGCGCGAGGACGGGTCGCCCCTCATCCTCCGCCGCGACTTCGACTCGACGGACGGCGGGCGCGCCGGCCTCCACTTCGTCAGCCTCCAGCGCGACATCGGCGAGTTCGTGGAGACCCGGGAGGCGATGAACGGGACGGACGCCGCCGAGGAGTCCGCGGTCGGCCAGCGAAACAACAACGGGATTCTCCAGTACATGAACGTCGTGAGTCGCGGGAACTACCTCCTGCCGCCGCGTTCCGAGCGCGCGCTCCCGAGGGCCGAACCGTGA
- a CDS encoding glycerophosphodiester phosphodiesterase, whose amino-acid sequence MFGRALGTVVEQALDALPGPAARGVRLVAHRGFASVNPENTTHAVTRTAGADAVEVDVRRASSGEVVVCHDATVDRVTDGTGRVERLSAGELGALSVHDSGAGVPTLAALLDAVPERVAVNVELKERGLGSDVDAAADRVENDVWVSAFDPVALRDSSLPRALLFDRNPRENLAIADELDCTAVHPSVALCLGTRTVRRAHARGFDVNAWTVDAPGVAWALARRGVDGVIADRPTVVRQP is encoded by the coding sequence ATGTTCGGTCGCGCCCTCGGAACGGTCGTCGAGCAGGCGCTCGACGCGCTCCCGGGACCGGCGGCGCGCGGCGTCCGCCTCGTCGCCCACCGGGGGTTCGCGAGCGTCAACCCCGAGAACACAACGCACGCGGTGACGCGAACCGCCGGCGCGGACGCGGTGGAGGTGGACGTGCGACGCGCGTCCTCGGGCGAGGTCGTGGTGTGCCACGACGCGACCGTCGATAGAGTCACGGACGGCACGGGCCGCGTCGAACGCCTGAGCGCGGGCGAACTCGGCGCGCTGTCCGTGCACGACAGCGGCGCGGGCGTCCCGACGCTCGCCGCCCTCCTGGACGCCGTGCCCGAGCGCGTGGCCGTGAACGTCGAACTGAAGGAGCGCGGCCTCGGGAGCGACGTGGACGCCGCCGCCGACCGCGTCGAGAACGACGTGTGGGTGTCCGCGTTCGACCCGGTCGCGCTCCGGGACTCCTCGCTCCCGCGCGCGCTCCTCTTCGACCGCAACCCCCGGGAGAACCTCGCTATCGCGGACGAACTCGACTGCACGGCGGTTCACCCGAGCGTCGCGCTCTGCCTCGGCACGCGCACCGTCCGGCGGGCGCACGCGCGCGGGTTCGACGTGAACGCGTGGACCGTGGACGCCCCCGGGGTCGCGTGGGCGCTCGCCCGCCGGGGGGTGGACGGCGTCATCGCCGACCGCCCGACCGTCGTGCGTCAACCCTAA
- a CDS encoding DUF7350 domain-containing protein, with protein MNRRRFLAAAGVSGTVGLAGCLDALGFGRQSSPYAPPLVEDRPDAVYYPTHVEGMKSFGTATDGPYKCALTYSYPHRFWLLTSNPDDPTNKVGIRSEDSMHVMPVVWHEETGVVPPAANPSVEFALADGDESVPSVSPWPMLSQPMGVHFGDNVALPRNGDYTATVRVAFGSTKRTGALADAPDAAEFAFEFTYLAERVDTIAYRTLDDAGERGAVEPMQMDVPVNQLAPPAELPGSLVGTGTSGDADVAVVVADDAARFGGRESERYLAVSPRTPYNRFPLPLASVSATATTGGETVHDGPLTATLDPELGYHYGAPVADAPDEVAVSFDAPPQVARHEGYETAFLDMPTVSV; from the coding sequence GTGAACCGCCGTCGCTTCCTCGCGGCCGCCGGCGTCTCGGGAACCGTGGGGCTCGCGGGCTGTCTGGACGCGCTCGGGTTCGGCCGGCAGTCCTCGCCGTACGCGCCGCCGCTCGTCGAAGACCGGCCCGACGCCGTCTACTACCCGACGCACGTCGAGGGGATGAAATCGTTCGGCACCGCGACGGACGGCCCCTACAAGTGCGCGCTGACGTACAGCTACCCGCATCGGTTCTGGCTCCTCACCAGCAATCCCGACGACCCGACGAACAAGGTCGGAATCAGGAGCGAGGACTCGATGCACGTGATGCCGGTCGTCTGGCACGAGGAGACGGGCGTCGTCCCGCCCGCGGCGAACCCGAGCGTTGAGTTCGCGCTCGCGGACGGCGACGAGTCCGTGCCGTCGGTGTCGCCGTGGCCGATGCTCTCCCAGCCGATGGGCGTCCACTTCGGGGACAACGTCGCGCTCCCCCGGAACGGCGACTACACCGCGACCGTCCGCGTCGCGTTCGGCTCCACGAAACGCACCGGCGCGCTCGCGGACGCCCCGGACGCCGCCGAGTTCGCGTTCGAGTTCACGTACCTCGCGGAGCGCGTGGACACCATCGCGTACCGGACGCTCGACGACGCGGGCGAGCGCGGCGCGGTCGAACCCATGCAGATGGACGTCCCGGTGAACCAGCTCGCCCCGCCCGCGGAGCTACCCGGCAGTCTGGTCGGCACGGGAACGAGCGGCGACGCCGACGTGGCGGTGGTCGTCGCGGACGACGCCGCGCGCTTCGGCGGCCGGGAGTCCGAGCGCTACCTCGCCGTCTCCCCGCGCACGCCCTACAACCGCTTCCCGCTCCCGCTGGCGTCTGTCTCCGCGACGGCGACCACCGGGGGCGAGACTGTTCACGACGGCCCGCTGACCGCGACGCTCGACCCCGAGCTCGGCTATCACTACGGCGCGCCCGTCGCCGACGCGCCCGACGAGGTCGCGGTGTCGTTCGACGCGCCGCCGCAGGTCGCGCGCCACGAGGGCTACGAGACCGCGTTCCTCGACATGCCCACCGTGTCGGTGTAG
- a CDS encoding ribonuclease H-like domain-containing protein, with the protein MRIENSFIAADGVGEKTERRLWRDGATHWDEFDPGMVGEKTGERIQSYIRDARRALDDDDTRALAETLPSGSLWRLYENVRDDAAFFDIETTGLDAATNDVTTVSVHRGGDTTTLVQGRDLTADALERELGDASMVVSFNGKRFDQPFLETNFDLDLDAPHLDLMYVCKRLGLSGGLKEIENDLGVGREGVEDVDGREAVRLWKRYQRQGDDAALDRLVTYNRLDTENLRVILDDVSGRLHDDVFARHV; encoded by the coding sequence ATGCGAATCGAGAACTCGTTCATCGCCGCCGACGGCGTGGGCGAGAAGACGGAACGACGCCTCTGGCGGGACGGCGCGACCCACTGGGACGAGTTCGACCCCGGGATGGTCGGCGAGAAGACGGGCGAACGCATCCAGTCCTACATCCGGGACGCGCGGCGGGCGCTCGACGACGACGACACCCGCGCGCTCGCCGAAACCCTCCCCTCGGGCAGTCTGTGGCGGCTGTACGAGAACGTCCGGGACGACGCGGCGTTCTTCGACATCGAGACCACCGGCCTGGACGCGGCGACGAACGACGTGACGACGGTGAGCGTCCACCGCGGCGGCGACACCACCACGCTCGTGCAGGGCCGCGACCTCACCGCGGACGCGCTCGAACGCGAACTCGGGGACGCGTCGATGGTCGTCTCGTTCAACGGCAAGCGCTTCGACCAGCCGTTCCTGGAGACGAACTTCGACCTCGACCTCGATGCGCCCCACCTCGACCTGATGTACGTCTGCAAGCGCCTCGGGCTCTCCGGCGGCCTCAAGGAAATCGAGAACGACCTCGGCGTCGGCCGCGAGGGAGTGGAGGACGTGGACGGCCGGGAGGCCGTGCGTCTCTGGAAGCGCTACCAGCGACAGGGGGACGACGCCGCGCTCGACCGCCTCGTGACGTACAACCGCCTCGACACGGAGAACCTCCGCGTGATTCTGGACGACGTTTCGGGTCGCCTGCACGACGACGTGTTCGCGCGCCACGTCTGA
- a CDS encoding Glu/Leu/Phe/Val family dehydrogenase → MADSPLDNMLAQMDRAREYVDIPDNIYERLKSPERTQKVSLPVEHDDGHVEVYDGYRCQFDSSRGPYKGGIRYHPGVSMGEVEALAGWMTWKTALVDLPFGGAKGGIVCEPKELSDGEIEQLTRRYTEGIRRMIGPEMDIPAPDINTDARTMAWIMDTYSVYQGYAVPNVVTGKPLEVGGTAGRVEATGRGVTIITEETFQYLDADLEGASVAIQGFGNVGGVAAQLLTERGANVVAVSDVTGGIYDPDGLDIEDVAAHVADGKTFSEYENAKRITNDDLLRLDVNALIPAAIEDVITTDVAEDLRADVVIEAANGPTTFDASSVLVERDVPVVPDILANAGGVIVSYLEWVQNTQQYSWDLEDVNDDLRDRMTMAFDEMVGVYDEKDIPDLRTAAYTIAMERVASAHEYRGLFP, encoded by the coding sequence ATGGCAGACAGTCCGCTCGACAACATGCTGGCGCAGATGGATCGCGCCCGCGAGTACGTTGACATCCCCGACAACATCTACGAACGGCTCAAGTCGCCGGAGCGCACCCAGAAGGTCAGCCTCCCCGTCGAGCACGACGACGGCCACGTCGAGGTCTACGACGGCTACCGCTGTCAGTTCGACAGCTCGCGCGGCCCCTACAAGGGCGGCATCCGCTACCACCCCGGCGTCTCCATGGGCGAGGTCGAGGCGCTCGCCGGCTGGATGACGTGGAAGACCGCGCTCGTCGACCTCCCGTTCGGCGGCGCGAAGGGCGGCATCGTCTGCGAACCCAAGGAGCTCTCCGACGGCGAAATCGAACAGCTCACCCGCCGCTACACCGAGGGCATCCGCCGCATGATCGGCCCCGAGATGGACATCCCCGCGCCCGACATCAACACGGACGCGCGGACGATGGCGTGGATAATGGACACGTACTCCGTCTACCAGGGGTACGCGGTGCCGAACGTCGTCACCGGGAAGCCGCTCGAAGTCGGCGGGACCGCGGGCCGCGTCGAGGCGACCGGTCGCGGCGTCACCATCATCACCGAGGAGACGTTCCAGTATCTCGACGCCGACCTGGAGGGCGCGAGCGTCGCCATCCAGGGCTTCGGGAACGTCGGCGGCGTCGCCGCCCAGCTCCTCACCGAACGCGGCGCGAACGTCGTCGCCGTCAGCGACGTGACGGGCGGCATCTACGACCCGGACGGCCTCGACATCGAGGACGTGGCCGCGCACGTCGCGGACGGGAAGACGTTCTCCGAGTACGAGAACGCAAAGCGCATCACGAACGACGACCTCCTCCGCCTCGACGTGAACGCCCTCATCCCCGCCGCCATCGAGGACGTCATCACCACCGACGTCGCGGAAGACCTGCGCGCGGACGTGGTCATCGAGGCCGCGAACGGCCCGACGACGTTCGACGCGTCCAGCGTCCTCGTGGAGCGCGACGTGCCCGTCGTCCCCGACATCCTCGCGAACGCCGGCGGCGTCATCGTCTCCTACCTGGAGTGGGTGCAGAACACCCAGCAGTACTCCTGGGACCTCGAAGACGTGAACGACGACCTCCGCGACCGCATGACGATGGCGTTCGACGAGATGGTCGGCGTCTACGACGAGAAGGACATCCCCGACCTCCGCACGGCCGCGTACACCATCGCGATGGAGCGCGTCGCGAGCGCGCACGAGTACCGCGGGCTGTTCCCGTGA
- a CDS encoding DUF5789 family protein: MAARPPMTDDGEEPDAVAFGIAAVDEHLESIDWPATPSEITAATGDPEVPYEASGRTLALSEALDETGRAEFESRRDLLDALHPVFEEHRQSAGPGILSWLRNALPV, encoded by the coding sequence ATGGCTGCGCGACCACCGATGACTGACGACGGGGAGGAACCGGACGCGGTGGCGTTCGGTATCGCGGCGGTGGACGAACACCTCGAGAGTATCGACTGGCCGGCGACGCCGTCGGAAATCACGGCGGCGACCGGCGACCCGGAGGTTCCGTACGAGGCGAGCGGGCGGACGCTCGCGCTCTCCGAGGCGCTCGACGAGACGGGCAGAGCGGAGTTCGAGTCACGCCGGGACTTGCTCGACGCCCTGCATCCGGTGTTCGAGGAGCACCGGCAGTCCGCGGGGCCGGGCATCCTCTCGTGGCTCCGGAACGCCCTGCCGGTTTAA
- a CDS encoding deoxyhypusine synthase: MSDDDSHEHVVPGSEEELDSADVRGYDFRGDFDFFEMLDSYETTGFQATHLAQAVDIARDMRDDDVTTYLTLTSNIVSSGLRETVAYLVREGFVDVIITTSGSITEDVIKTAKPFKMGEWDADEAELRERGINRLGNIFVPSDRYVWLEEYLNDFFEDFFADEKIRTPTEFSKELGETLDDEDSILKNAADQDVPIFCPALTDAEVGNFLYYYRQGYDSEVGIEILDDYDSLIEHGLLAEETGLIAVGAGVPKHHAIMTNLFRGGADHAVYISTGMEGDGSLSGAPPEEAVSWGKIKDDDTNYVQIEAEATLVFPLLVAGAFKRD; the protein is encoded by the coding sequence ATGAGCGACGACGACAGCCACGAGCACGTCGTGCCCGGGTCCGAGGAGGAACTCGACTCGGCGGACGTGCGCGGCTACGACTTCCGCGGCGACTTCGACTTCTTCGAGATGCTCGACTCGTACGAGACCACGGGCTTCCAGGCCACGCACCTCGCGCAGGCCGTGGACATCGCGCGCGACATGCGCGACGACGACGTGACCACCTACCTCACGCTCACCTCGAACATCGTCTCCTCCGGCCTGCGAGAGACGGTCGCCTACCTCGTCCGCGAGGGCTTCGTGGACGTCATCATCACCACCTCCGGCTCCATCACCGAGGACGTCATCAAGACCGCGAAGCCGTTCAAGATGGGCGAGTGGGACGCCGACGAAGCCGAGCTCCGCGAACGCGGCATCAACAGACTCGGGAACATCTTCGTGCCCTCCGACCGGTACGTCTGGCTGGAGGAGTACCTGAACGACTTCTTCGAGGACTTCTTCGCCGACGAGAAAATCCGCACGCCGACCGAGTTCTCGAAGGAACTCGGGGAGACGCTGGACGACGAGGACTCCATCCTGAAGAACGCCGCCGACCAGGACGTGCCCATCTTCTGTCCCGCGCTCACCGACGCCGAGGTCGGGAACTTCCTCTACTACTACCGGCAGGGCTACGACTCGGAGGTCGGCATCGAGATTCTGGACGACTACGATTCGCTCATCGAACACGGCCTGCTCGCGGAGGAGACCGGTCTCATCGCGGTCGGCGCGGGCGTTCCGAAGCACCACGCCATCATGACGAACCTCTTCCGCGGCGGCGCAGACCACGCCGTCTACATCTCCACGGGCATGGAGGGCGACGGCTCGCTCTCCGGCGCGCCGCCCGAGGAAGCCGTCTCCTGGGGGAAAATCAAGGACGACGACACGAACTACGTCCAGATAGAGGCGGAAGCCACGCTGGTCTTCCCCCTGCTCGTCGCCGGCGCGTTCAAGCGCGACTAA